Proteins found in one Mixophyes fleayi isolate aMixFle1 chromosome 8, aMixFle1.hap1, whole genome shotgun sequence genomic segment:
- the CACYBP gene encoding calcyclin-binding protein: protein MDSTLLELQKDLDEVKQLLEKATRKRVRDVLLVEQRKLETEISDKPRQQIGESVEVQKPSAIVPPMSNSYTVKINNYGWDQSDKFVKIYITLNGVQHIPAENVQIQFTERSFELLVKDLNGKNHTMIVNNLLKPISPENSSRKVKTDTVLILCRKKAESKWEYLTQVEKQTKEKDKPSLDTDGDPSAGLMNVLKKIYDDGDDDMKRTLNKAWVESREKQLKGGDMDF from the exons ATGGACTCTACTCTGCTCGAG cTTCAGAAGGATCTGGATGAAGTGAAGCAGCTGCTGGAGAAGGCTACTAGGAAACGGGTGCGAGATGTGCTCTTAGTGGAACAACGAAAACTGGAAACAGAAATATCAGACAAACCACGGCAACAAATAGGAGAGTCTGTGGAAGTTCAGAAGCCGTCTGCGATTGTCCCTCCCATGTCCAACTCTTATACAGTGAAAATCAACAACTATG GGTGGGATCAGTCTGACAAGTTTGTGAAAATCTACATTACTTTGAATGGAGTTCAACACATCCCAGCTGAAAACGTGCAAATCCAATTTACAGAAAG gtCATTTGAATTGTTAGTAAAGGATCTAAATGGGAAGAATCACACAATGATTGTAAACAACTTGCTGAAACCCATTTCTCCTGAAAACAGCTCAAGAAAA GTGAAGACAGACACTGTGCTCATATTGTGCAGGAAGAAGGCAGAAAGCAAGTGGGAATATTTGACACAAGTtgagaaacaaaccaaggagaaAGA caAACCATCACTGGACACAGATGGAGACCCCAGTGCTGGTCTTATGAACGTATTGAAGAAGATATATGACGATGGAGATGATGACATGAAGAGGACATTAAATAAAGCCTGGGTGGAATCTCGAGAGAAGCAGTTAAAGGGGGGTGATATGGATTTCTGA